One window from the genome of Plasmodium relictum strain SGS1 genome assembly, chromosome: 12 encodes:
- a CDS encoding allantoicase, putative, protein MNESKDMNEENKILCKVNETKISKKRKLNENEEDNNNNNDEVNYKQKKKKKFLNIFNGFFNWIISKSIKIPSKEIECVNEVNFFNFNNVLSKHYGSRVLFVTDESIGKSENLLTDDKAGWITRRRRDVGHEWLILKLKYPSIIYGIELNFDNIDEDICPHLSIEVVENCSIDNVIKEEEYIINETTDKDEKVVKRKSYNFLESYKIDKSISDLLESQNTPWVELLQADCVDFLKYFSKKKIYYFKINDQSLIKPWTHIRINLYPDGGINKINLYGEFVSLFKKHTIISKQKIFLNKPENGCTLIYYHCDDIYKGHPKNMIDSYKTEGFCTKRLFNRPPIILRTLIYNSIENISIFKFGVRGIIENFTIDIGNYKYDHPECIQIYLLDCIDILTLDLLEQKRIFEEDEKLQKKKIDWLQLPPCKLTTDQQKTFFNFNLLEYNFTLMERTATHFKISLHPDGGISQINVIGTVLSTPP, encoded by the coding sequence atgaATGAATCCAAAGATatgaatgaagaaaataaaatattatgtaaGGTAAATGAAACCaaaatttctaaaaaaagaaaattaaatgaaaatgaagaagataataataataataatgatgaagtaaattataaacaaaaaaaaaaaaaaaaatttttgaacATTTTTAATGGTTTTTTTAATTGGATAATTAGTAAAAGTATCAAAATACCATCTAAAGAAATTGAATGTGTAAATgaagtaaatttttttaattttaacaaCGTTTTGTCAAAACATTACGGTAGTAGAGTTCTTTTTGTTACTGATGAATCTATTGGAAAATCAGAAAATTTACTGACTGATGATAAAGCGGGATGGATAACAAGAAGAAGAAGGGATGTTGGTCATGAGTGGTTAATATTAAAGTTAAAATATCCGAGTATTATATATGGAATTGAACtaaattttgataatattGATGAAGATATATGCCCCCATTTATCAATAGAAGTTGTAGAAAATTGTTCAATAGATAATGTAATTAAAGAAGaagaatatattataaatgaaacaACAGATAAGGATGAAAAAGttgtaaaaagaaaaagttacaattttttagaatcatataaaatagataaatcTATCTCAGATTTATTAGAAAGTCAAAATACTCCATGGGTAGAATTGTTACAAGCAGATTGTGtggattttttaaaatacttttccaaaaaaaaaatatattattttaaaataaatgatcaATCACTAATTAAACCTTGGACACATATtagaattaatttatatCCAGATGGaggaattaataaaataaatttatatggaGAATTTgtatctttatttaaaaaacatacaattatatcaaaacaaaaaatttttttaaataagccTGAAAATGGATGCACcttaatatattatcattgtgatgatatatataaagggCATCCTAAAAATATGATAGACTCTTATAAAACAGAAGGATTTTGCACTAAAAGATTATTTAATAGGCCTCCTATTATTTTAAGAACACTTATTTATAATTCtatagaaaatatttctatCTTTAAATTTGGTGTTAGAGGCattattgaaaattttacAATAGATATaggaaattataaatatgatCATCCAGAATGTATTCAGATTTATTTATTAGATTGTATTGATATTCTTACTTTAGATTTATTAGAgcaaaaaagaatttttgaagaagatgaaaaattacaaaaaaaaaaaatcgaTTGGTTACAGCTGCCCCCCTGTAAACTAACTACTGATCAgcaaaaaactttttttaatttcaacttattagaatataattttactCTCATGGAAAGAACTGCAActcattttaaaatttctttacaTCCTGATGGGGGTATATCTCAAATTAATGTTATTGGAACAGTTTTATCAACACCCCcatag
- a CDS encoding major facilitator superfamily, putative → MKLLKDEENFFFDKEYQIIKKKTLFKILLSVFIKTLFESFLQPLLPFYILNYYNIEVKELGILLSFYSLSQCVMCLIIGFFSSVNKKYLLVFLLIFNLIGIYLFYIKLNFTFLIINRIICGGSSVFNVVVNAIINDLVDTNVCIYYTYINIFNAIGIILGPLLSSFFLTIFNFQLILNFNTLGLFISLFIILTISSDLLIQNKITNDKYKPNSNLDSEKLTTNLDDKNIEYNSSKNINEKNQVINTKLINKNIRSKYTKNYKNDEKECLINSYILNTKSDILEVGYEEKISNYYNEESSILSHQKSLKKNDYFYISTITLLLKKKLDSLINSCLSFKFKCLLSICLFRFTSSFSSNLMSNIFFVFYNDNVSSDNKQIQISVFVSLSGIIMIFYQYFSFSYILKHFGYNGTAIIGLLIQSIGILLTYHSIKYYNLIFQYISICFIHSCSYAYIEPIIPTIISLFFDKNDQLFSQSIVSFFRYLSLTISPIIYSYYYIENQLFPFFISSCMSIISIFFVILSFKFHYKIKKK, encoded by the exons ATGAAACTTTTAAAGGATGAGGAGAATTTCTTTTTTGATAAAGAATATCAaataattaagaaaaaaacgctgtttaaaatattattatctgtttttataaaaacacTATTTGAGTCATTTCTTCAACCGCTTTTGCctttttacattttaaattattacaatATTGAAGTAAAAGAGTTGGGAATATTACTAAGCTTTTATTCTTTATCTCAATGTGTTATGTGCTTAATAATTGGCTTTTTTTCATCAGTTAATAAGAAGTATTTATTagtatttttacttatatttaatttaataggtatatatttattttatattaaattaaattttacttttttaataattaacaGAATTATATGTGGTGGTAGTTCAGTTTTTAATGTAGTAGTAAATGCTATAATTAATGATTTAGTTGATACAAATGTTTGTatttattatacatatataaacatttttaatGCAATTGGGATTATACTAGGTCCCCTTTtatcttccttttttttaactatttttaattttcagcttattttaaattttaatacattaggattatttatttctctATTTATTATACTTACAATTTCAAGTGATTTACTTATTcagaataaaataacaaatgataaatataaacCAAATAGTAATTTAGATAGTGAAAAATTAACAACTAATTTggatgataaaaatattgaatataattcaagtaaaaatataaatgaaaaaaatcaaGTTATAAATACAAAACTTATTAATAAGAATATTAGAAGTAAGTATacgaaaaattataaaaatgatgaaaaggAATGCTTGATAAATAGTTATATTTTAAACACAAAAAGCGATATATTAGAAGTAggatatgaagaaaaaatttctaaTTATTACAACGAAGAATCCTCTATTTTGTCACATCAaaaatctttaaaaaaaaatgattatttttatatttccaCAATCAcattacttttaaaaaaaaagttagaCTCACTTATTAATAGTTGTCTtagttttaaatttaaatgtcTACTTtcaatttgtttatttagaTTTACTTCATCATTTTCTTCAAATTTAATgagtaatatattttttgtcttTTATAATGATAATGTTTCATCAg ataATAAGCAAATACAGATAAGTGTTTTTGTATCATTAAGTGGAATCATAATGATTTTTTATCAATACTTTTCCTTCTCATATATTCTTAAGCATTTTGGATATAACg gTACAGCAATTATAGGTTTACTAATTCAAAGTATAGGAATATTATTGACATATCAtagtataaaatattataatttaatttttcaatacATTAGTATTTGCTTTATTCATTCTTGTTCTTATGCATATATTGAACCAATAATTCCTAcaataatttctttattttttgataaaaatgatCAATTGTTTTCACAAAGTATAGTTTCCTTTTTTAGATATTTATCATTAACTATTTCTCCCATTATATACAGTTATTATTACATTGAAAATcaattatttcctttttttatttcctcaTGTATGTCTattatatctattttttttgttattctctcttttaaatttcattataagataaaaaaaaaatga
- a CDS encoding adaptor complexes medium subunit family has translation MDAFCIYSSNGKLLIEQTFNNKIKNNLEYDLKDIISSKKCNNDYYLILNNENENHLLKKNENNFVYLIKKDDLLFISLKKNENNPILIIEMIQEIIKNLKKYFNTDKLHENILINNYSIVNFLINEILVQGRPSLFIDEILKSLIKNEFSFLNETLKFSSIPNNIYNIITQKKNNSITNMNNENNINYSYSNGNSVNSSDSSHIYWRVSNNCVSSNEIYIDVIENVNCIVNKFNKIIHYCVEGNIVINATISGSPLIKLYIDNIELNKCHFHFTVNYSKLIKRKKLKKDENVIYFIPLSHEFVLLQYFYFPSLKENIEKKFHYDLSEQLTDVLNLKNIKSSHINNDMCDKTKTKNVLKEDICRKTVENEKKELNSDNEKGNEENTFEIRNYKECYENSNMEEIPNNIEYEKYDYINISDTTREKILFGNNNVNSNGDINLNNDNHILFEENEKYKLPLNVKGDVLFISAENMYKIKINVILNNINTKSNSNLLLNNYENILLKIPVHNFISSINFHCSVGKLNYNDKSNCLFWYIQSITDKNIPISVNISLYLKSNENSYHFSHFIYPSFNFVVYASLKINGISITKKKIEKIEIQKNKHLDIRKGCRYTTYFNNIEFRI, from the coding sequence ATGGATGCATTTTGTATTTATTCATCTAACGGTAAACTATTAATTGAACaaacttttaataataaaataaaaaataatctaGAATATGATTTAAAAGACATAATAAGTAGTAAGAAATGTAATAATGattattatttgattttaaataatgaaaatgaaaatcatttgctaaaaaaaaatgaaaataattttgtttatttaattaaaaaagatgatTTACTATTTattagtttaaaaaaaaatgaaaataatccCATATTAATTATTGAAATGATccaagaaataataaaaaatttaaaaaaatattttaacacAGATAAATTacatgaaaatattttaataaataattattctatcgtaaattttttaattaatgaaattttagTTCAAGGAAGACCTAGTTTATTTATTGacgaaattttaaaaagtttaatcaaaaatgaattttcttttttaaatgaaacactaaaattttcttctatccctaataatatttataatattataactcaaaaaaaaaataattcaataactaatatgaataatgaaaataacataaattatAGTTACAGTAATGGAAATTCTGTTAATTCTAGTGATTCTTCTCATATTTATTGGAGAGTTAGTAATAATTGTGTTTCAtctaatgaaatatatattgatGTAATCGAAAATGTAAACTGTATagttaataaatttaataaaattatacattATTGTGTTGAAGGTAATATTGTTATTAATGCTACTATTAGTGGATCACCtctaattaaattatatattgatAATATAGAACTAAATAAATGTCATTTCCATTTTACTGTTAACTACTCAAAATTaattaagagaaaaaaattaaagaaagatgaaaatgttatttattttataccATTAAGTCATGAATTTGTTCttttacaatatttttattttccttcattaaaagaaaatatagaaaaaaaattccatTATGATCTTTCCGAACAGTTGACTGATGTCttaaacttaaaaaatataaaatcttctcatattaataatgatatgtgtgataaaacaaaaacaaaaaatgttttaaaagaagatatatgTAGAAAAACtgttgaaaatgaaaaaaaagaattaaattcTGATAATGAAAAAGGAAATGAAGAAAACACTTTTGaaataagaaattataaagaatgtTATGAAAATAGTAACATGGAAGAAATTCCTAATAATATAGAATACGAAAAATATGATTATATTAACATAAGTGATACTACtagagaaaaaatattatttggGAATAACAATGTAAATAGCAATGGCgatataaatttaaacaatgataatcatattttatttgaagaaaatgaaaaatataaattaccTCTTAATGTTAAAGGTGACGTTCTTTTTATATCAGCtgaaaatatgtataaaattaaaataaacgtaattttaaataatataaatacaaaaagCAATAGTAATTTGCTATTAAacaattatgaaaatattttacttaaaattccagtacataattttataagCTCTATTAATTTCCATTGTTCAGTGGGAAAGCTAAATTACAACGATAAATCAAACTGCTTGTTCTGGTATATACAAAGTATTACCGATAAAAATATACCTATATCagttaatatttctttatatttaaaatctAATGAAAATAGTTATCATTTCAGtcattttatttatccttcatttaattttgttGTTTATGCTAGTTTGAAAATTAATGGAATCTCAattacgaaaaaaaaaatagaaaaaattgaaattcaGAAGAACAAACATTTGGATATCCGTAAGGGATGCAGATATACTACTTATTTCAATAATATAGAATTTAGAATATAA
- the SPP gene encoding stromal-processing peptidase, putative, with protein MIVINSLVLIFICVLNLVCCLNRNIRKNAYILYSPKFVNSSTKSSSRRWSNPLNNNMNELHEDEDLIKFKLPNSLSSIIYKKRKNINKKKFILNNESHVILPSHKISDEYKNCVNPIDYNYEELHVYMEVNTGSVNEKKNQQGISHLCEHVSYMGSQNRKNIIDKNIRTNAYTDFHHIVFYISISLNNEIYRENSFSNFNYDNFIKNIKEEEIDNYDIYNVDEFNYKHSILSQCIDTMVEVLKGKTQFNKERIKKEKKAIFSEYSIINTVEYKMNSDIIKTLHKENRLSHRLPIGKLELLKRYEEKDIKEYFDLFFRTENVNLFVYGDVNVDITQKLIKEKFENIKNKILTDEDIKYLNILNNNTLRLKNKNFPAVVHNFDNNTLKNYSKCDLPKTNNISVNTYNDNIKDDNFNMHKDYKDDNIIDSEKLKELKKNENEIISELKFRSYLKNKYKVNIEEEKLLNKSELKNIITDFEIIRYSLSNVNINILLKEEIKSIRTFEDFKISLIKEIIFYCLSFRFNIHRNDLFNSIDINEYTNINEGATIRTIEIKTTTKSFERTINMFYRFIKSLLLYGFSEDELLNYKMNEIDYDEEEENKQYASKNMKLIHPEQCDEEYILDTKINETYTDEIQKIIDYNSCNHVYMNEKREKKLKKEIFDHLKIDEINSFAKYYFQYLFNIFNEDTNFKPHCVVIHVPYNDYNEFDKNKIKKLFFDNIYSKEVVPNFSINIQKKLLSSKYIYENITKNVHFAKYLEPKPSSKIDIFHYIVKKINQIKKDNIPIYSVYNLSTIPNFDIFKKFYDVRIDEVNYNEVEEKKEKEKNNEFIKIENNQDENYNQDLRELRNKLNDDILLDVDSKILNDKVNVLNLKSYILSKKNQKEVENYELINGVKINLYKTKIDKKNVYLRLIIPHNKILKKKKQNVFVLLFSIICLFEGGEIENVSRENVEIHCSNKNINIYIDVNDEYFFIDIYTYNKYENINSAFSIINNILLQTKIENSSLQRVIDKLKKDFFEYKNNLQSFLIGQTISYLSDGAIGYQNFDLDSIENISLEIVQKELSNLFSDLSLFEITIVGNISNFIHYYILHFLGTIKKKKVEKKNNLSHIDDEEIYSLKNINKNNKTKDYIMNNNLLSNIRDKEIELLNEYNLLCPVKNFDKKSKEITYVYLNEKEEHGVFLLVGKSANSYGFLSNGIHISLYLLNFLKKLILSSNDSEKKGNIFQEELEKIKSHTNLNEYKEENFKDLIKKKKKLYTNPLFFSIVSYVIQYILNSKLFHYLREKKELTYDSSFEFLNYEKYFTGFFTLIVQTNPKDLELIKKEVLYCFEDFTRNYSNYSNYLIENAKLSYLNKKNKDLKYFADKLSGMQLTHFPLKYKNKYLLKDNLVLNKIEKIDVLLVLFLLFNQTNNYHISYGISAPEDIWRNKYKNINNL; from the exons ATGATAGTAATTAATAGCttagttttaatttttatttgcgTACTTAATTTGGTTTGCTGTCTTAATCGTAATATTAGGAAAaatgcatatattttatattcacCCAAATTTGTAaat TCCTCTACTAAATCATCTTCTAGAAGATGGAGTAACCCATTGAATAATAAT ATGAATGAATTACATGAAGATGAAGatctaataaaatttaaattaccAAACAGCTTAAGTAGtataatatacaaaaaaagaaaaaatataaataaaaagaaatttattcTAAATAATGAAAGCCATGTAATATTACCTTCACATAAAATATCTGATGAGTATAAAAATTGCGTTAATCCTATTGATTATAATTATGAAGAACTTCATGTATATATGGAAGTAAATACAGGAAGTgtgaatgaaaaaaaaaaccagCAAGGAATAAGTCATTTATGTGAGCATGTTTCTTATATGGGATCACA aaatagaaaaaatattattgataaaaatattagaacAAATGCCTATACTGATTTTCATCatattgttttttatataagtataagtctaaataatgaaatttataGGGAAAATTCcttttctaattttaattatgataattttataaaaaatataaaagaagaagaaattgACAATTATGATATTTATAATGTTGATGAATTTAACTATAAACATTCTATTTTATCCCAGTGTATTGATACAATGGTGGAAGttttaaaaggaaaaacacagtttaataaagaaagaataaaaaaagaaaaaaaagctaTTTTTTCTGAATATAGCATTATTAATACTGTAGAGTATAAAATGAATTCAGATATTATTAAAACCTTACATAAAGAAAATAG acTTAGTCATAGGTTACCAATAGGAAAattagaattattaaaaagatatgaagaaaaagatataaaagaatattttgatttattttttagaacTGAAAACGtaaatttatttgtatatGGAGATGTAAATGTTGATATTAcacaaaaattaataaaagaaaaatttgaaaatataaaaaataaaattttaacagatgaagatataaaatatttaaatatattaaataataatacattgagattaaaaaataaaaactttcCAGCAGTTGTTCataattttgataataacacattaaaaaattattcgaAATGTGATTTACctaaaacaaataatatatCTGTTAATActtataatgataatataaaagacGATAACTTTAATATGCATAAAGATTATAAAGATGATAATATTATTGACAGTGAGAAGTTAAaagagttaaaaaaaaatgaaaatgaaattattagtgaattaaaatttagatcctatttaaagaataaatataaagtgaatatagaagaagaaaaattactAAATAAATCAGAACTAAAAAACATTATTACAgattttgaaataattagATATTCATTAAGCAATGTTAATATaaacattttattaaaagaagaaattaaaaGTATAAGAACTTTTGaagattttaaaatatctctgataaaagaaataattttttattgtttatcTTTTCGATTTAATATACACAGAAATGACCTATTTAATAGCATAGATATCAATGAGTATACCAATATAAATGAAGGAGCAACCATAAGAACTattgaaataaaaacaaCAACAAAATCGTTTGAAAGAACaataaatatgttttatagatttataaaaagtttaCTGCTATACGGTTTTAGCGAAGATGAGTTactaaattataaaatgaatGAAATTGATTatgatgaagaagaagaaaataaacaGTATGCatcaaaaaatatgaagTTGATACACCCAGAACAATGTGACgaagaatatattttagatacaaaaataaatgaaacaTATACTGAtgaaattcaaaaaataatagattaTAACTCATGTAATCATGTATATATGAATGaaaagagagaaaaaaaattgaaaaaggaAATTTTTGATCATTTAAAGATAGATGAAATTAACTCTTTTGCTAAATATTATTTccaatatttatttaatatattcaaCGAAGATACCAATTTTAAACCACATTGTGTTGTTATTCATGTTCCTTACAATGATTACAATgaatttgataaaaataaaattaaaaaattattttttgataatatttACTCGAAAGAAGTAGTACCaaatttttcaataaatattcaaaaaaaactGTTATCTtccaaatatatatatgaaaatatcaCTAAAAATGTGCATTTCGCAAAATATTTGGAACCAAAACCCAGTAGTAAAATAGATATATTTCATTACATTGTAAAAAAGattaatcaaataaaaaaagataatattcCTATATATAGTGTATATAATTTAAGTACCATTCCtaattttgatatatttaaaaaattttatgatgtCAGAATTGATGAAGTAAATTATAATGAagtagaagaaaaaaaagaaaaagaaaaaaataatgaatttatcaaaatagaaaataatcaagatgaaaattataatcaAGATTTAAGAGaattaagaaataaattaaatgatgaTATATTGCTAGATGTTGATAGCAAAATTCTGAATGATAAAGTAAATGtgttaaatttaaaaagttatatattatcaaaaaaaaatcaaaaagaggtagaaaattatgaattaataaatggtgtaaaaataaatttatataaaaccaaaatagataaaaaaaatgtatatttaagACTAATAATCCCTCATAAtaagattttaaaaaagaaaaagcaaaatgtttttgttttattattttctattatatgCTTATTTGAGGGAGGTGAAATAGAAAATGTTAGCAGAGAAAATGTAGAAATACATTGTagtaataaaaacataaatatatatattgatgTAAATGacgaatatttttttattgatatatatacttataatAAGTATGAAAATATCAATTCAGCTTTttctataataaataatattctgTTACAaacaaaaatagaaaattcaTCTTTACAGAGAGTtattgataaattaaaaaaggatttttttgaatataaaaataacctCCAATCATTTTTGATAGGACAAACAATTTCCTATTTATCTGATGGTGCTATTGGTTATCAGAATTTTGATTTAGATtctatagaaaatataagttTAGAAATTGTTCAGAAAGAATTATCGAATTTATTTAGtgatttatcattatttgaAATAACTATTGTTGGAAACATTTCAAATTTTATACactattatattttacattttctaggaacaataaaaaaaaaaaaagtagaaaaaaaaaataacttatcTCATATTGATGATGaagaaatatattctttaaaaaatattaataaaaataataaaacaaaagattacataatgaataataatttattatcaaaTATTAGAGATAAAGAAATAGAACTATTAAAcgaatataatttattgtGTCCtgttaaaaattttgataaaaaatcCAAGGAAATAACGTATGTTTacttaaatgaaaaagaagaacATGGTGTGTTTTTATTAGTAGGAAAAAGTGCAAATAGCTACGGATTTTTAAGTAATGGTATTCACATAtctctttatttattaaactttttaaaaaaactaatattaTCATCAAATGATTCAgagaaaaaaggaaatatatttcaagaagaattagaaaaaataaaaagtcaTACAAATTTAAACGaatataaagaagaaaattttaaagatttaataaaaaaaaaaaaaaaattatacacaAATCCATTATTTTTTAGCATAGTATCTTATGttattcaatatatattaaatagtaaactttttcattatttaagagaaaaaaaggaaCTTACATATGATTCAtcttttgaatttttaaattatgaaaaatactTCACCGGGTTTTTTACATTAATAGTTCAAACTAATCCAAAAGATTTAGagctaataaaaaaagaagtgtTATATTGTTTCGAAGACTTTACAAGAAATTATTCCAATTActcaaattatttaatagaaaatgCTAAGTTGTCTtacttaaataaaaaaaataaggatttgaaatattttgcTGATAAATTAAGTGGGATGCAATTAACACATTTtcctttaaaatataaaaataaatatttattaaaagataatttagtattaaataaaattgaaaaaatagatgttcttttagttttatttcttttatttaatcaAACGAACAATTATCATATTTCTTACGGTATTTCAGCACCAGAAGATATATggagaaataaatataagaacATAAATAatctttaa
- the SPP gene encoding delta-aminolevulinic acid dehydratase, putative — protein sequence MIVINSLVLIFICVLNLVCCLNRNIRKNAYILYSPKFVNSSTKSSSRRWSNPLNNNNSHNINEGKKSTEDFYNKNIDNQYNLKNFSKDINNNIYIETNRRERRIKRNKYLLSLYNNTNIKTSNFIYPLFIHEEEVEKKKTKLDGIYTYNYEGIIKEIEECLKLNIHHFMFFPIVNEEKKSIYCEECYNENSYFCKTINKIKEKYLNDIVIYADIALDPYNIYGHDGIYDENKREILNDISVHTLVKQSLCLAKSGADVVCPSDSMDNRIEQIRKNLDYHNFRNILILSYTCKYSSCLYKPFRSILNSNISKNIVKNKQSYQHDFNTYMDLNNVEKHIKEGADIIMVKPSIFYLDIIEKIRNRIRENINVPIAVYNVSGEYMMIKNYVKYLNEDINYENEILTELFKSYLRAGANIIITYFAKQYGIYMKNLFEKNIKIEDNYNNNFNIELTL from the exons ATGATAGTAATTAATAGCttagttttaatttttatttgcgTACTTAATTTGGTTTGCTGTCTTAATCGTAATATTAGGAAAaatgcatatattttatattcacCCAAATTTGTAaat TCCTCTACTAAATCATCTTCTAGAAGATGGAGTAACCCATTGAATAATAAT aatTCACATAATATCAATGAAGGAAAAAAATCCACTGAAGatttttacaataaaaatatcgataatcaatataatttaaaaaacttCTCTAaggatataaataataatatatatatagaaacaAATAGAAGAGAAAGaagaataaaaagaaataagtaTTTACTATCTTTATACAATAATACTAATATAAAAACATCTAATTTCATTTACCCTTTGTTTATTCATGAAGAG gaggtagagaaaaaaaaaacaaaattagaCGGGATCTACACATATAATTATGAGGGAATAATTAAGGAAATAGAGGAGTgtctaaaattaaatattcaccattttatgttttttccAATTGTTAATGaggaaaaaaaatcaatataTTGCGAAGAATGCTACAATGAAAATAGTTACTTTTGtaaaacaataaataaaataaaagaaaaatatttaaatgatattgTAATTTATGCTGATATTGCTCTAGATCCATATAACATATATGGTCATGATGGAATATATGATGAAAACAAAAGGGAAATTCTAAATGATATTAGTGTTCATACTCTTGTAAAACaa TCTTTATGTTTAGCCAAGAGTGGTGCTGATGTTGTTTGCCCAAGTGATTCAATGGATAATAGAATTGAacaaattagaaaaaatttagactatcataattttagaaatattttaattttatcatataCATGCAAATATTCTTCTTGTCTTTATAAGCCATTTAGATCTATATTAAATTCTAATATATCAAAGaatattgtaaaaaataaacagtCATATCAACACGATTTTAATACTTATATGGATCTTAATAACGTAGAAAAac atattaAAGAAGGTGCGGATATAATAATGGTAAAACcgtctattttttatttagatatCATcgaaaaaattagaaatagAATAAGAGAAAACATAAATGTTCCAATAGCTGTTTATAATGTTTCTGGTGAATATATGATgattaaaaattatgtaaaatatttgaatgaagatataaattatgaaaatgaaattcTTACAGAGCTATTTAAAAGTTATTTAAGAGCTGGGgcaaatataattattacgTATTTTGCTAAGCAATATggaatatatatgaaaaatttatttgaaaaaaatataaaaatagaagataattataataataacttTAATATTGAGCTAACActataa